The following proteins come from a genomic window of Melospiza melodia melodia isolate bMelMel2 unplaced genomic scaffold, bMelMel2.pri scaffold_28, whole genome shotgun sequence:
- the LOC134433941 gene encoding olfactory receptor 14J1-like, with the protein ISYKGCATQLFFFLFFIVAEFYLLTIMCYDRYVSICKPLHYRTLLGSRACAHMAAAAWASAFLYSLLHTANTFSLPLCHGNALGQFFCEIPQILKLSCSNSSLRELGLLAVSACLLFGCFVFIVFSYVQIFRVVLRIPSEQGRHKAFSTCLPHLAVVSLFLSTGTFAYLKPPSLSSPSLDLAVSVLYSVVPPALNPLIYSLRNQELKAAV; encoded by the coding sequence atctcctacaaaggatgtgctacacagctctttttctttctcttctttattgtggcagagttttatctcctgaccatcatgtgctacgaccgctacgtgtccatctgcaaacccctgcactacaggaccctcctgggcagcagagcttgtgcccacatggcagcagctgcctgggccagtgcctttctctattcactgctgcacacagccaatacattttccctgcccctgtgccatggcaatgccctgggccagttcttctgtgaaatcccacagatcctcaagctctcctgctcaaattcctcactcagggaactggggctgcttgcagttagtgcctgcttgctatttggttgttttgttttcattgttttctcctatgtgcagatcttcagggtcgtgctgaggatcccctctgagcagggacgacacaaagccttttccacctgcctccctcacctggctgtggtctccctgttcctcagcactggtacatttgcctacctgaagcccccctccctctcctccccatccctggatctggctgtgtcagttctgtactcagtggtgcctccagccctgaaccccctcatctacagcctgaggaaccaggagctcaaggctgctgtg